CGGCGGCGCAGCCGAAGGGGGAGTAGGGGTGTGGTTTTTTTGGTTGACTTGGTGCGATACCCGAGTATGGTATTGTCGATTGTATACAAGCCGCATCCCCGAGGCATGAAGCCGTTTTCTTCTCCCGGCGCGACGTAAATAAAACGCGTCGGGCGGCGGCTTCGTCGCCATCTACCGGCCCAGGGCGGGACAAGAAGAGACGATGCTGGTCGATTACGCAACGGTCCTCGTGTTCATCGTGCTGGGGGCGGTCACCGTCGCCCTCATGCTCGGGATCTCGCGCCTGCTCGCGCCGAGCGACCCCACGCCGGTCAAACTCTCCACCTACGAGTGCGGCGAGGTGCCGTACGGCCCCTCGTGGGTGCAGTTCAACATCCGTTTTTACGTGGTGGCTCTCATCTTCATCGTTTTCGACGTCGAGGTGGCGCTGCTCTACCCGTGGGCCGTCGTCTTCCAGCGGCTCGGGCTCCTCGCGTTCGTCGAAGCCTTCGTCTTCATCGTGATTCTGCTCGCCGGGCTGGCGTACCTGTGGAAGGAGGGGGACCTCGAATGGGTCCGCACCCTGCAGGAGACCCCGGAGAAGAAGGGTGTGAAATGAGTCCCGATCCCGCGCACGGCACCCCGCCCCGAATTCCCGCCGCGTCCTCCGGGCCCGCGGTGGCCGGGCCCGAGGCGCAGGTCCTGGTCGGAAACGCCGACCTGTTCGTCAACTGGGCACGCAAGTCCTCCCTCTGGTACCTCCTGTTCGCCACGGCGTGCTGCGGCATCGAGCTCATGCAGGCGGGCGCTTCACGGTACGACATGGACCGGTTCGGCGCCGTTTTCCGCGCTACCCCGCGTCAGTCGGACCTGATGCTGGTGGCGGGCACGATCACCCACAAGATGGCGGACCGGGTGAAGCGCCTCTACGACCAGATGCCGGAGCCGAAGTACGTGATCGCGATGGGATCGTGCGCCAACACGGGCGGCCCGTTCTACAAGGATTCGTACTGCGTGGTGAAGGGCGTGGACCTGCTGATCCCCGTGGACGTCTACATCCCCGGCTGCCCCCCGCGCCCCGAGGCGCTGATCGACGGGATCATGAAGCTCCAGAAGATCATCATGCAGAAGAAAAATTTCGGCGCCAAGGCATAGGCGGCAAGGGGAATCGTGGAAGCCCAGGTCCTCTTCGACACGCTAAAGGGGAAGTTCGGCGACGCCGTCGTCGAACTGCAGGGGGAGGGGTTCAGCCC
The Deltaproteobacteria bacterium DNA segment above includes these coding regions:
- a CDS encoding NADH-quinone oxidoreductase subunit A, which gives rise to MLVDYATVLVFIVLGAVTVALMLGISRLLAPSDPTPVKLSTYECGEVPYGPSWVQFNIRFYVVALIFIVFDVEVALLYPWAVVFQRLGLLAFVEAFVFIVILLAGLAYLWKEGDLEWVRTLQETPEKKGVK
- a CDS encoding NADH-quinone oxidoreductase subunit B; protein product: MSPDPAHGTPPRIPAASSGPAVAGPEAQVLVGNADLFVNWARKSSLWYLLFATACCGIELMQAGASRYDMDRFGAVFRATPRQSDLMLVAGTITHKMADRVKRLYDQMPEPKYVIAMGSCANTGGPFYKDSYCVVKGVDLLIPVDVYIPGCPPRPEALIDGIMKLQKIIMQKKNFGAKA